GGTAAGTTTCACATAGTATTtgctttcattttattttattattttccggAATACTTCTTTACCTGAAATACACCTTGCAGATAACAAATACCCACTTTTATAAAACAACACAAGGATTGGAGTTCAGCTGGGATGTTCATGGGGATGGATGCAAACTTGGATCTGGAATTCTACCTTTTCCGTTGATTGAACCTCAGAAGAGTTATGATATTAAGTGGCAGTCAGCTTTGTGGTATCCTCTATGGACTTCATCATCTGCAGAGgaatattttttaacaataacAGCTAAGCTTTTGCGTTCCACACGCTGGGTTGAAGCTGGTCATGTTATCTCATCTACCCAAGTCCAGTTGCCttccaaaagagaaattgttcCTCACGTAGTTGCTTTTGCTTAATACCCACTTTGACAATAAGAATGAAGTTTACATGTTTTGTCATATAAAAACATTTTTACAATTGGCCTTGATTTCCAGGTCATCAAGACTGAAGATGCTGTGTTCGTCAGTGAAACTCTTGGGGATAAAATTAGAGTCAGCCGACATAGCTTTTGGGAGATCATATTTAGTGTTCAAACGGGAACAGTTGACAGCTGGACGGTATTTTACACCattgttattttcattttttttgttgataacacatttttctttataaaaccAAAGTTATTTTAAGAATGATTTCCCTCCAGGTTTTATGATTGTAGTTGCCTGGTTATTGTTCTATTTTCTGTTGGGATAAGCattgtatgatttttcttttttgttcctAAGGATGTTCCGTCTCATGTAGATTGAGACTTCATCATCTACCGAACCTCTTTGCTTATTTGTTCCTAAGgatgtttcttttttgcttatttgttgACGACCGAACCTCTTTGATTGTACTtctcaatttcattaatactcATTCTGTTtcctatttaaaaaaatggtagGTCGAAGGAGTTCCTTTGATGACGAAAGGCATATTTCCATGCTTCTGGCGAGCACCAACAGATAATGACAAAGGAGGAGGTGCCAGTAGTTATTTCTCCTCATGGAAAGCTGCTCATATTGATAACCTTCATTATATTACCCAAAGCTGTTCTATACTGAATAAGACGGACCATCTTGTGAAAATAGCTGTGGCTTTTCATGGTGTTCCAAAGAGTGAGGGTGCTTTATATAAGAgggaaaagataaaaattgaagttgatgTGATTTACACAATTTACGGTTCAGGAGATGTTGTTGTTGAATGTAATGTAAGACCAAGTTCGAACCTTCGACTTCTGCCACGTGTGGGAGTTGAGTTCCATTTGGATAAGTCAATTGATCTGATTAAGTGGTATGGAAGAGGACCATTTGAATGTTATCCAGACAGAAAAGCAGCTGCTCATGTTGCGGTCTATGAGCAGAAAGTGGATGACATGCATGTCCCTTATATAGTTCCTATGGAATGTTCAGGTAGGGCAGATGTTAGATGGGTGACATTCCAAAACAATGATGGTTTCGGAATGTATGCATCAGTGTATGGCAGCTCTACGCCTATGCAAATAAATGCAAGTTACTACACCACTGCTGAGCTTGATCGGGCAACGCATAATGAAGATCTTATCAAAGGAGATGACATTGAGGTAATTTATTCTACATCATCAATCCATATCTTTCATTTCAGTACCAGTAGATTGTTTCTGGACATCCATTATGAGTAATATACAGAGGAtggtttatggtttagggtctagggtttatggtttactGTGTTACAGGTTCATCTTGATCACAAGCACATGGGCCTGGGTGGGGATGATAGTTGGTCGCCCTGCGTCCAGCACGAGTATCGGGTTCATGCTGATCCGTACTCATTTTCAATTAGGCTGTGCCCGATAACCCCTGCAACCTCTGGCCAAGCCGTGTACAAAACTCAACTTCAAAACAAGTAGGCATGACGGGCTCAAGAACTTGGTAATGAGTACCGAGTGATTGACAATGTATGTGGCCATGAAATAAGATGTCTAGCTCATTTGCAACGAATAATATAAGGGCAAAACTTATCAGTCTGTAATATTCTGATTATGAAACATTTGTATTTAACAGTGCTTTTGTCTGAAGCATTTTAGTGGTGGATCATGCCTACTACAATCAATCTAAGCAATTTAGTATCTTCCCTCCTATTTGTCACTTTACTTAACCAATATACGCAGCGggttgttatttttgttgaattctTCCCATAATAAGAATGCGACCGCATTCCTATGGACGTGGCAACTTCATGAGATTAGCCATCATTACATATGTGATTTTGTAACTTTTTCCATTTAGAATTAAAGCAAGTTTTGGTATAATTTTAGGGATTCTGAGACTTTGCATTTAGAGGTTGTGCATTTTCCCGCATTTCATTAAATCCAAACCATTCTAATAATCAAACATCTTAACATGACACATCATTAAATTtgggagaaatttttttttttccccctccaAAGCTCACACGTTGAACTGACCATTAATGTTAACATCAGTTTTTGAACGTTGTCCTTCAGTATTGAAACCGTGATCGGTCAGGAGTAAATACCATGAACGAATAATTGTTGAATCCATTCACGATTATCCAGATGCTTGTTTCTTTGGTTTTAGTGAAGCAACTGATGGTGTCAAGTCATTGATGACAGGACCCAATCtcaattccgctttggaattcgagtcggaccctgtgcgtgtccgacacctggccgatgtcgggcacaaatgacctaattgcccttctatgcaaagcacgataaaataacaagattaacttctaccgaaaaaccGGCAGAGTTTTCCTTGTAACTGGCTCAACACCAAAACATTTACACCTGCCAAAcaagtataaatatatataaccaactgccagcatacatatatatacattccaacattTCAATtctaagtctagggcaaaacatcaaagcgactactaagaatttacaaaggagtcaatccttttacaaaacaaaaatcctacatcaaaagaaaggCGCGGAAGGTGGAAAACGGCCCAGTGGTGGATtcgcaggattcaggggaccgtagtccacCTGTTCTGCATTACTCGCTCCACACGAGTTCGAGTACCAAggaactcgtggggcaactgtcaagcatgctgactaaaccgaaggcaatCAATATAatctgaaggcaacatttaatatctgggtacaaggtggtttaagaaaatataaagtttatGTAACCTTTCAaattctgctgccatttatctgataattaactagaatttcttttcctatatccTTCAAAGAATATTCTACTCGGCagcatgcaaaataaaatagtcaAAAGCATAAAACAGCTTATAAcactaatctttgaataaaatttattcaagatcaaatactgtaaCTGAAATTGAACTGctcaaattcatttataaaaacaaagagtccactcactggtagTCCGAGCTTgctggaccttttgaaggtccctcatgCGAGTCAACTGgtgcccgggtgcctgattcaatgaccataatattctattaatataatataatattaatttaaaaaccctgaccccggCTACTACAAGTACGTGAGTCAAATTAAAGTTATTCCTATGCtcataaaagctttccttccacTTCGACTAGTTTAGCagtatcttgggactcaaaaagcgctAAGTCCCAAAACGTCAATCtgggaccccacgggtccatAACCTCGCAATTATGATCCAGAAGCCGCTAGAAGGTCCAATATATccaggacacatgtcccgagggTTTGGTCtaaatcggacggtcggattgatcacgatcgtacaatcgcataatttctaaaccctagccctaagGTCcgtgatttcggagtatccgggactccgattcacaatccgtcgaatacTACAcgattatgaaattatttagagtaacatatctgaaaaagaCTACGATCCAAcagctcaacagtattgaacccgaaaatcgcacaatatgtaaaatccgttcgaggctcaaacggtatccaaattgagatccgcgaattccttcGCGCTCTTGAcgacctaaggatctcatcaaGACACAATgccacttcactaccctcacccacgcacCGCCACACGCCGCGGCAGTGCTGAGTGTCTAAATCGATTACGCATTGctggaaaatctcaaaaccgcggctccaaactcctaccctaggtataacaccatatttggagccacttttgttcttggagctaccccaaaaactgaccgaaaGTGGCTGAACTCGGAGGCCGAAAACAGGTCGAATTtccaattcgaaaatcaaTTATCTACGCTGAGAACCGATTAAATCGTACCAACaagcagctagaacagctcgagaggttcaaaatccatacctggctTGTCcaatttggttgagaaatgagggagaacgaCGGCCATGAAATTTCGGTCACACCCGCTCTGATTTCTGTAGTTTTCGGAGCTAGAGTGGTTGACGGTGACGGAGACCGGGTGGGACGGGAAGAGGAGGAAATGGCGGTTCGAACAAGACCTATCTCTTGGCCGGTGGTGGCTACGGCGCCACAAAATGTCGATCGGGGGGAAGGGTAGTCGCGACGGGagatagagatagagagagagagagagggttttaaaatctgatttttcctAATTACTGTTTTGCCCATAGTGATATTTTAACCATATTTTCTACGTTAAGGCTCTGATTCGAGTCCACTTCGTgttacgaactcgtttcgtcgtgctctacgcaacggtgtatgtggaattgtcaaattccttctcggtcaaaaagtcaacctttcgttaataaattattccaatggcaaaattatcttttcctcttaataaattactaattaaatattaatttaggtttgggttattacaattgATTCCAAAACATTAGGGTGTTATAGGCCAAGGTAGAGCAGACAAACTTATTATAATCAAAACAAGCTTGATTATAAAGGACGTTTGTCAAATTTGTATAAtgtaatatacatatatatatgtgtttatgattctatgaacaaaatataatgATAATCGTATCTCTGCATCTAAGAGGGTGCGAACAGTCAaacaaaataggaaaatattcAGATATGCTCGTATTAGCTcatattttattcttctccaatatatctaaattactataggaaataaatctctattacaataggactaaataataattggtaagtaaccaaaattctaacttaataaggaaccaaaattctaactaagtaaggactcgccaacacGAACCACAACCATTAAAAATTGAAGGCCCCATATATCAAGGTAGTGAAGCAAACCCAAAGGAGAGAGCTGTAAGAttccacatcaaccaacggagaggggatgatgtgccttatatgtgcacacccgcatccatctagcacgagacattttgggagctcactagcTTCGGAGCCGTAGGAACTttgaagttaagcgagttgagggctagagcaatcccaggatgggtgacccactgggaagttgctcatAAGCTcatagaaacaaaaccgtgcgggcagagaggggggcctaaagcggacaatatcgtgctacggcggagttgatcctgggatgtgacaatttgatatcagagccactctgtcgtgtggtgcgagtgtgccgacgaggacgtcgggcccttaagggggattggattgtaagatcccacatcaaccaacggagaggggatgatgtgccttatatgtgcacacccgcatccatctagcacgagatcttttgggagctcactggctttggagtcgtaggaactccgaagttaagcgagttcggggctagagcaatcccaagatgggtgacccactgggaagtttctcgtgagctcccagaaagaAAACCTtgcgggcagagagggggcccaaagcggacaatctcgtgctacggcggagttgatcccgggatgtgacaagaGCACCCAAAACCATTCAAAATTGAAGATCCCAGATAAGGGCAatcctgaagcacaaaatttCAGGGGCCATGAGAGAAAGAAACATGCTCAAACTGACGTTAACGTGTGTGagtttgggggaaaaaaaaacaataacttCAAGTTTAATGACGTGCCATGTTTTAAGACGTTAGATTATTAGAATGGTTTGGTGACAAGACCCATCCCAAATTCTCCATTGGAACCTGTGACAAACCCTGTTGCCTGTCCGGCATCTAACCAATGTcaggcccacttactaaaataACTCTCTTCCatgaacaacaacaacagaaaAAGAGTCCAAACTTCTGTCAAAACTTTTGCAATCCCTCCTGAAAAACGAATAAATCCTAAAATTTTCCACTAGTAAAAACAACACATTAAATATCTCAACTGGCAGCACACACAATGCTAAAGTACACAATTCACAAAATAGGCATCCGACATCAATTTCTACCCTCCATGGACAATATTAGAGCAATATAAGAAATTCTTAATTACACAACGGAGAGTAATTTTCAAAGGaaataaacaacataaaaGTCCTACGATTGAAGTCAGAAGCGCGGGAAGAGTGGCTTGGATTCACGAGTCACGTCAAACTACGGCCTGAGGGGagcaaaatagaaattgtgagtggacaaaaataaagtttgaaaatagTTATGATCAAACGTACTAACCCCAtcgttttatgaaaacaatgtAAAACCATGCAATAAAATCCATTATTATAATATAGTTGAATTTGAAATCATTGTAATCCCATAAACCCGATATGGCATAGAATATAATCATCAAACAGGACCTTTTTCCTTTAGCCAACCCCTTTCCTAGACATATGCTTGTAAAAACACAATATACAAAGAAAGTGccttataaatatataagtataaaaatgtatgtatgtatatcaCTACATCAGCAACAAGTACCaagggaaacaatccaacccgAGGACTGTTTTGACTAGATATAGGATAGAAACGCATTACCCTATGACTACAGACGAGCAGTCCAATCGGGGGACTATTGCTCCCCAACACACACGGCGAAATCGCATCACTTACGCTTGTAGATTGCCTCGCCAAGGGCCTGCAACACATCCCTCCAAGGGTGCTCGGGTCCCGACACACCTATGAAGAGTTATCGTGTGTCGAATgtatccaagtatccaataaCATGGAAGGTACATATAATGGTGCAATCAATACATGATATGCCTAAACCAATATTCCAAAATCATAGCCCAACACTATGTACCAAttcccaaccaaaaaaaaaaaaaaaaataatccaatttCCAATAATCATCTCCGAAATCCATATTCTCAAATTCACAATAATCAAATTCATACACATCCCGATAAAATCataatccaaaatccaaaatccatttaCTTTATAACTAACAATAAATTCTAGTAATCCCATAAGGTATTATAAACCCATAGTTAAGACATATATCAAATTCCATAATCCCAATAAACCAAAGAAGTCAAGTTCTAAATCAAATCTCATTTATACACGCAAATCcatattcaaaaaataatgcTCATTTAAAACAATGTCTATTCATAACAAGTCCAGAGCTGCTCGACCTTGAGAATGTCTCTCTTGTGGAGTACGTGAAGCTTGAGTACCTATTTGAAAGAACAATAAGACTTAATCAATANNNNNNNNNNNNNNNNNNNNNNNNNNNNNNNNNNNNNNNNNNNNNNNNNNNNNNNNNNNNNNNNNNNNNNNNNNNNNNNNNNNNNNNNNNNNNNNNNNNNGTATGACAATTGTTCATACCACTAACTGGAAGTCAACAACTACAGCATTTACATTTGCATACCTATACTGTTCATACTACTCAATGGAAGTCAACAACTAAATCATTTACATTACATACCTTTATTCCCATTCTTTGCAGTAGCTCCTAGAAGAGTACCCTTGTACTTGTTTGTAACGAAAGTACCATCAATAAACAGCATAGGCCTACACCATCGAAAACCATCAATGGAGGCCTTATAACATATAAAGATCCGCTGGAAACGAGAACCATCCTCGCCACAGTCAAGCACACAATGAGACCCGACATTGCTGGCCTTCAAAACATCAACATACCAAGGCAGGTGAGCATAAGACAACTCCTCATCACCATGTAAATCCTTAGTAGCCGACTCCTTCCCATACCACGCAACATGATAAGGGACATCCAAtccataattttctttcaaatcagTAATTAGCTCAATAGGCCTTACCAAAGGATTGCTACGAACTTTATCTTTGACAATTGAAGACACCAAACGAGACCCCATTGCCTTATTTCTCTTCTCACGGATCAAACCACTACAACTGTGTACATTATTTAAATTCTTAATATAGAAAAATCCATTTACATTAGACTTAACAGCATGCACATTCCCCTCACAGCCATTTGATTCCTTCTTAGCACACACAGCAGTAACACGACGAGGCTCATTCTTCAAATACTTCATCTTAAAACCATTCTCAATCGCGTACTTAGCCAACTTATCACGGAATTCACAAACTCCACCCTCAAACTTCTGACCCTCATGAGTAATATAACCCTCCCAATCAGTAGACAAATATTTACGCCCTCCACAACTACCATATTTGCCTAAATATTCATTTCCAAACTCACTGCTAATACCATCAAAATCCATActcaaacaagaagaagaagcagcactTGAATCAACAATACTACCAGTTTGACTTGAATCTTTACATGTATCCTCATCTTGTGAAAAACTGTAATTGTTAGGAGCAGACTCcaacaaaaaaggagaagCAATCATGTTCGTATTAACAGTTTGAACATGATTCACTACAGCCTTATCCCTAACAGCAATGTGAATTAATTGATCCTTCATCAGTCCACATACCATAAACATGATTTTCAAATCATCGTCCGATTCCAACAAACAATTGGAGcaatccataaaagagtaccTCAACTCAAAATGACCTAACTTAAGCTTAAACCTACTACACAACTCGTTGGACAACCAATCAAAAGTAGTAGTTGAAGACAAAATAAGCATTAAAGTTCCAGCACCATAGGTGCACTTCGCCACTCTCGAATCATCCATATatatctctacaaaaaaaacaacaaacaaaacaaaaatgactACTAGTAATAACAGTGGATGCCGAGTGCATTAACAGTGAATTATAGTCGACTCAAAAACCAATAGcgcataaacagaaaaaacacGAATATACTCAGATTCAACTGAAAAAGCATACCTCAATTAAATCGAATAACACAAATTTTTCACCACAGCTCAAACCAAAACACAAGAGCAAATCCACAATCAAAACGAATCTGAAATCaatccaaattataaacaaaaagaaacgaAAACCTAATCAGCAACTTAATTAATCGAGCATCAAATCACCAAAAAGCAGACTACAATATAATCGAATACCTCCAAAAACGAATATGAATTCACAAGAAAAAATCGAATACCTCAAAAATCGAAGATCACAGATCTCACCAAGCTCCAATCGAGTCTCATGCAGCGCATATCAATCCAAAAatcaccaaatcaaacaagaaagaaaaagaaattgaagcaatAGAACTCCAATCTACGCCATACTAAGCTCAGAAGAATCGAAAAAGAAGATCTGGAACCACATCATACTGAGCTTCGTTCGAAGAGGTGAACGAAACTCGTTTCGTTCAAAGAGATGAACGAAGCTTCCTTCGTTCGAAGAAGTGAACGAAGCTCGCTTGGAATATTCGATCTGCTGAGGCTGCCAAACAGGTTTCTGTTACGAGGTCACCAAATTTCAAGAAATTCCTATCCTAGCTGGCGAGTTTTGGGCATGTTTCAAAATATTCGAACCAAAAGGTCAAAAACgtaatctaacatagaaaataaaatacaaaaatcgACAGCTTTCTACAATTGGGTgtgttttgggtgtgtttatatgTATTAAATCATGTAGGGTATATTTATAGTTTCATGTCTACAATTGggtatttcactaattttgtattaaagGAACCCCATtatccatttctttttctcgtGAAGCaaatacaataatatattaCCAGTCACCCCCGTCTTGATGTTTTACTGCTTTAAAGTACTTTGAGTCTGATTGATCCCCAAGATCAGCTACCAGTCCACTGATATGTGGTGGAAGTGATCGGTTTACTACTAAGAATCAGCCATGGCTTCTTCTTTACCGGGTCAACTCGTTTTTCTCTTAGAGAATGGACATCATGTGTGGGAGGACCAATCTCTCATCAAGTGGAGGAAGAGAGATGCACATGTCCCTTTACGTTGCCATGATTCAATTGAAGGTGAGGAACTAAACCCATTCCAATTTCAGTTTCGTATTTGGATTAAGAGTGTTTTCATGTTGCTGGAAGTTTTGCTTTGTTTCACGTTGTCTTGTTAAATTTTGGTTAATGGAGTTTTTGGTTGCtggaattttgtaaatgtttGGGATATAACTGTTAAGTCTGTTTGATTCAGAATCACATTCAATCTTCAGATGAAGAGTTCTATGAAGTGGGTTTATGATCGTGAATTAGGGGATTTCATgtgataaaaataatatgaagTACTCATGTAATGCTAGTATATTATAAATGCATTTagctattttctttattataaatttcagGTTCTACATGCAATATTTATTGGAAATGATTTAGCAATGTCATTTAGATGTTTCGACTTCGCAAATTATACAAACACACACTgagtatatataataattatgtataaGCAAGCTCATCGATTGGCCTGacacattttgaatttttgttggaGTTTTGTTGCATTGGTTTTTggtaaaaaatcatttttctcaAATATGAAGAGTGAATAGGGAAACATGGTATGCAGTTGTGAATATGTGTAGAATCTCACATTGTTCAGAAACTGCATCATGGTATGGTATATGAGCTTGAGCTTGACGTTGCATCTTGCCATCAAGATGAGCTTTTGGTATAGGAACATGGGACAGGAATCTTGTACCTATTCCCAAGCCTTGAAATCACGAAACAAGGTCTACATTATAGGCACGTAGAGGGTTTCTAATTGGTATAATGGTTTGGGTCCATGATGCGGAACCCCCCCTCTCTAAGTTCTGTGTGTTATTTTATCTTATCATTGGCTTGGAATCTTACttcttttctatttcattTAGAAGATATCTGACATTCGTTATGTGGTGTAGGATCTCTTAAATACTGGTATGAGCGCAACAAAGTGAATTTTCTGGTATCCAACTCTGCTGTTTGGGATGATGATGCTGTTCCTGGAGCTCTTGATAGCGCGGCTCTTTGGGTCAAGGACTTGCCTTTTGTGAAGTCTTTGTCAGGCTATTGGAAATTCTTCTTGGCTTCCAGTCCTAGAAATGTTCCTGTAAATTTTTATGACACTGCATTTCAGGATTCTGAGTGGGAAACCTTGCCAGGTAAGCATATATGTATCTTTCACTTTTTCTTGCCTTAAAATCTGACAAACCTACACATATATTTGGTATGCTGTGTTAGAATATAGCAGTGATAGTTGTTTCATAAAATCattaatgaaatttgtttcattgCAAAATATGTATCTATTCCTGCATGCCAGAAACTTATTGCATCGTTTTACTTCAACTACAAGTTTTCTCTGCGCTGTTTCtttatatattcttatttGCAACAGTGTAGTATTGCATTCGAGGTAATTTTATGGCTAAGTGAGAGAATTTTGAAGGCATGTTTAGTAACGTGTATGAAATGTTTGGGTTATAATGaggggaattttttattttttatttttagttttttctgTATTTCAGTTAGCTTATGTAAGAGTCAGCTTCACATGAGAGTTGGGGTCCAATCTTAACTTAGCTtcaaggaaaggaaaggaaaaacttcCATTTTATTGCTTGTTGGCTACTGGTTATTCTCATAGCGGATTTTCGCTATCATAAATCGGCCTTTTATTTTACTATTCGTTTTCTTTAAAGAGAGACGCATATGCGTTAGCGAAACTGTTCAGTAAGCGCCACGCACAAATAAGTCAGTTCTTTCCAGATAATAAATTGTGCTTTGAACTATAGGCGCTAACTGAAGCTTGTATAATTGTGAAAATTCTTTTCTAAGTGCTTGTACTATGATTTCATGAttccatatttattttattttattttcctccaaAATAGACAATTTAAGAATACTTTGATAACCTTATTCCTTGTAGTGTTTTGAGCTTTAGCAATAGCATATGGAACAAATTTATGAATGATTTATGTTATAAATttatcatgatttttcatatctAACACATGCAATTATTATCCAACAACCGTGTCTCATTATTTTGTGTTCTCTCATGGAACAGTTCCTTCAAACTGGCAGATGCATGGATTTGATCGGCCTATTTATACAAACGTTGTTTATCCATTTCCACTTGATCCACCTTTTGTTCCTGTGGACAACCCTACTGGCTGCTATAGGACATACTTTCACATTCCTAAAGAATGGAAGGGTATGATCCATTTGATTGCCTTGCTGATTGTAGCTGATTACTATTTATTGGtgcttttttgttcttttgtttttatttttctttgttgttccCTTTTACATTATGCTTACTGATCAGTATTCTATCAAACCTGTGCTACTTATATCTTGTATGCATCGaagtaagttttattttccACTTTGTAATGTAGCCATTTTGAAATGTAATATATAGCGCAATATGACCTGAATTTGTGTTAATGATTTGAAATGTGACTAATAGAAGTATTGCCTCACAGATTGGATTTTCTGCTGTATGTACGTATGAATGCATGCATGCACCTATATTACAGtcacagacacacacacacacacaaaactgACATTTCCATGACATCCCTCAACTCTGTTGATCATTCTTTCTGTGGGCAAAATTTATATGACATGTTTACCATTTGACAGGTCGCAGGATTTTGTTGCATTTTGAAGCTGTTGATTCTGCATTCTGTGCATGGCTAAATGGGGTCCCGATAGGATATAGGTAATAAATACTTGTAAGAACTTTTGTGAATTATCATAATTATCTTGTAGATGGATGCTTTTATGCTATACCTTATGTCATACTTCCATTCATGGAGTCTTCTCAGCGTGTGTTACTGTTTTCTGAACATATACATTTTACATGGAATTTATCTCAGTCAGGTATATGTTGACAGATTAAGATTGCGCACATTTGTGAATAAGAGATACGGAGAGTGAGTTTAAGATGCTCATGGAGGATCTTCTTTCGCAATCTactatttttcacttttctctTTCgcaacatacaaattaaaaGTTAAATATAAAATGCAAAAAGAGAGAGTAACCCACATGGAATATAAAGAACATAAAGTCCCCAACTCTTAAAGCTGAGTAGGGATACTGTTTTGATGCTGATAAATAATTTATCAAGTAAATACAATAATGTATATTGTGCTGAGAGTCTTTTGCTACCATATGgtttagaaagaaaagggGCATTTAATTGTTAATAACTTAAAAATGAAGCATGGTGAGTATGACATGACTCAGTTATACTAATTACCAATCTTTGAACATggcttccttttttttttctttcccttttttctgTTAATATATTGTTTATCATACCAAGAATATGTATTAGCCTTGAAAGGAACTTTCTTTAATAAATGGTCCAGCCACTGAATGATCTGacttaaatattttgtttctttttggtggTGGGGAAATTCTTGGgaagtttcaatttgaattatttgatGGTTGTTTAATCAGTTAGGAATTCGGATGTTAGTAGAGTCTTGTTTACTTTTTCACAAGTAGAAAATGAATCCTAAGCATTTGAGATGGTCATATGT
The Prunus dulcis chromosome 2, ALMONDv2, whole genome shotgun sequence DNA segment above includes these coding regions:
- the LOC117617468 gene encoding uncharacterized protein LOC117617468; this encodes MDFDGISSEFGNEYLGKYGSCGGRKYLSTDWEGYITHEGQKFEGGVCEFRDKLAKYAIENGFKMKYLKNEPRRVTAVCAKKESNGCEGNVHAVKSNVNGFFYIKNLNNVHSCSGLIREKRNKAMGSRLVSSIVKDKVRSNPLVRPIELITDLKENYGLDVPYHVAWYGKESATKDLHGDEELSYAHLPWYVDVLKASNVGSHCVLDCGEDGSRFQRIFICYKASIDGFRWCRPMLFIDGTFVTNKYKGTLLGATAKNGNKGTQASRTPQERHSQGRAALDLL